A single genomic interval of Solimonas sp. K1W22B-7 harbors:
- a CDS encoding SRPBCC family protein, producing the protein MPSTIRLHRVLKAPPERVYRAFTDADAMAKWLPPNGFTGKVHEFSGRVGGGYRMSFTNFTTGSSHYFRAEYLELVPNERIVHTDQFEDPNLPGKMIVTISLRKVSCGTELSITQEGVPDVIPPEGCYLGWQESLMQLAQLTDPEIPDQ; encoded by the coding sequence ATGCCCAGCACCATCCGCCTGCACCGCGTCCTCAAAGCCCCGCCCGAGCGCGTCTATCGCGCCTTTACCGATGCCGATGCGATGGCCAAGTGGCTGCCGCCAAACGGGTTTACGGGCAAGGTCCATGAGTTTTCGGGGCGCGTGGGGGGCGGCTACCGGATGTCGTTCACCAACTTCACCACCGGCAGCAGCCACTACTTCCGCGCCGAGTACCTCGAGCTGGTGCCCAACGAGCGCATCGTTCACACCGACCAGTTCGAGGACCCGAACCTGCCGGGCAAGATGATCGTGACGATCAGCCTCAGGAAGGTGTCCTGCGGCACGGAGCTGAGCATCACGCAGGAAGGCGTTCCGGACGTGATCCCGCCGGAGGGCTGCTACCTGGGGTGGCAGGAGTCGCTGATGCAGCTGGCGCAGCTGACCGATCCGGAGATTCCGGATCAGTGA
- a CDS encoding GMC family oxidoreductase, translating to MKEFGSYDYIIVGGGTAGCVLANRLSQDPSSSVLLLEAGGKDNWIWIHIPVGYLYCIGNPRTDWCYRTQGEAGLGGRNILYARGRVLGGSSSINAMIYMRGQARDYDEWARLCGDESWSWERVLPVFKRSEDHWRGGDAFHGSGGELRVEQQRLRWDILDRFAEAAEQAGIPPTADFNTGDNNGSGKFEVTQRRGIRWNAVKAFLRPVIKRPNLRIVTDVLVDKLSFEGTRATGVEFLLGGERMRARSRKEAVLAAGSIGSPAILQRSGIGDAGKLAELGIAPVHHLPGVGANLQDHLQLRAIYQVEGIRSLNLLANSKFGQMLMGLEYAWRRGGPLSMAPSQLGIFTRSDPTQPTPNLEYHVQPLSLDKFGDPLHRFPAFTASVCALRPSSRGHVRIVSREPADAPRISPCYLSTEEDRRIAADALKLTRRIAAMPALAPYKPREHLPGPQYQTDEELALAAGLVGTTIFHPVGTCRMGAEADDGAVVDTRLRVRGIGGLRVADASIMPTITSGNTNAPTLMIAERAAGMMVGDR from the coding sequence ATGAAGGAATTCGGCAGCTATGACTACATCATCGTCGGCGGGGGCACGGCGGGCTGCGTGCTGGCCAATCGCCTGTCGCAGGACCCATCGTCCTCCGTCCTCCTGCTCGAAGCAGGCGGCAAGGACAACTGGATCTGGATCCACATCCCGGTCGGCTACCTCTACTGCATCGGCAACCCGCGCACCGACTGGTGCTACCGCACCCAGGGCGAAGCCGGCCTCGGCGGGCGCAACATCCTCTACGCGCGCGGCCGCGTGCTGGGCGGCAGCTCATCGATCAACGCCATGATCTACATGCGCGGCCAGGCCCGCGACTACGACGAGTGGGCGCGCCTCTGCGGTGACGAGTCCTGGAGTTGGGAGCGCGTGCTGCCCGTCTTCAAGCGCAGCGAAGACCACTGGCGCGGCGGCGACGCCTTCCACGGCAGCGGCGGCGAACTGCGCGTCGAGCAGCAGCGCCTGCGCTGGGACATCCTCGACCGCTTCGCCGAGGCCGCCGAACAGGCCGGCATCCCGCCCACCGCCGACTTCAACACCGGCGACAACAACGGCTCCGGCAAATTCGAAGTCACGCAGCGCCGCGGCATCCGCTGGAACGCCGTCAAGGCCTTCCTGCGCCCGGTGATCAAGCGCCCCAACCTGCGCATCGTCACCGACGTGCTCGTCGACAAGCTCAGCTTCGAAGGCACGCGCGCCACCGGCGTCGAGTTCCTGCTCGGCGGCGAACGCATGCGCGCAAGGTCACGCAAGGAAGCCGTGCTGGCCGCCGGCTCCATCGGCTCGCCCGCCATCCTGCAGCGCTCCGGCATCGGCGACGCCGGCAAGCTGGCCGAGCTGGGCATCGCCCCCGTCCACCACCTGCCCGGTGTCGGCGCCAACCTGCAGGACCACCTGCAGCTGCGCGCCATCTACCAGGTCGAAGGCATCCGCTCGCTCAACCTGCTCGCCAACAGCAAATTCGGGCAGATGCTCATGGGCCTGGAATACGCCTGGCGCCGCGGCGGCCCGCTGAGCATGGCCCCCAGCCAGCTCGGCATCTTCACCCGCTCAGACCCCACGCAGCCCACGCCCAACCTGGAGTACCACGTGCAACCGCTGTCGCTCGACAAATTCGGCGACCCGCTGCACCGCTTCCCGGCTTTCACCGCCAGCGTCTGCGCCCTGCGCCCCAGCTCGCGCGGCCATGTCCGCATCGTCTCGCGCGAGCCCGCTGACGCCCCGCGCATATCGCCCTGCTACCTCTCCACCGAAGAAGACCGCCGGATCGCCGCCGACGCCCTCAAGCTCACCCGCCGCATCGCCGCCATGCCCGCCCTGGCCCCCTACAAGCCCCGGGAACACCTGCCAGGCCCGCAGTACCAGACCGACGAAGAACTAGCGCTGGCCGCCGGCCTCGTCGGCACCACCATCTTCCACCCGGTCGGCACCTGCAGGATGGGGGCCGAGGCGGATGACGGAGCAGTGGTCGATACCCGTCTGCGGGTACGGGGCATCGGCGGGCTGCGCGTAGCCGATGCGTCGATCATGCCGACGATCACCTCAGGGAATACGAATGCGCCGACCTTGATGATTGCGGAGAGGGCGGCGGGGATGATGGTGGGGGATCGGTGA
- a CDS encoding AlbA family DNA-binding domain-containing protein, with product MDSNTFDAPPEEIVSYVEGAGQRIFRRRAVLLKRQGGKGELICCVVEALRDGAGSLPRARSRHYSQALLFEDFINGAECLRFAREVRGGALRIEGVTLQKSKSSQWDVQRVASKNEYMDAPGYIVNTQFSESGYASSGPLLNPYEPFYPDVEDAARHWLPFRKYHGSRDARNGQVVFILPEVRAFFSELELDSEGKLHVSVAGDEMDRLSLFLRGAYWLNNSIHHIDGPLLRGKIVLEVPEDFHRLEFYLIDNSAAIYDYCMVDRRSQHSVGAVVSGLTQNSLSDKVRAAASDGEGAHVEFKPFVDPNQKFQVAAGKTKIREILTTIAAFSNGGGGRIYLGIDDDCVIVGIDKELATWAGAAPDEAAAARYIGALKSKIRSALQGHITVQLACVRVNEVLVVVIDVSMASEKPITIDQDSYLYARVGASNRKISPQQWRDFLDEKQSFFGN from the coding sequence ATGGACAGCAATACCTTCGATGCCCCTCCGGAAGAAATCGTTTCATATGTCGAGGGTGCAGGGCAGCGGATCTTTCGACGTCGTGCCGTGCTGCTAAAGCGACAGGGCGGTAAAGGGGAGCTGATTTGCTGTGTGGTTGAGGCGCTAAGAGATGGTGCGGGGTCTCTCCCTCGGGCGAGGTCGCGCCACTACTCTCAAGCCCTGCTTTTTGAGGACTTTATCAACGGTGCCGAATGCTTGAGATTTGCTAGAGAAGTACGAGGAGGAGCCTTGCGGATAGAAGGGGTTACCTTGCAGAAAAGTAAATCATCGCAATGGGATGTCCAAAGAGTCGCGTCAAAAAATGAGTACATGGATGCTCCCGGATATATCGTAAACACTCAATTCTCTGAAAGCGGGTATGCAAGCTCAGGACCTTTGTTGAATCCTTATGAGCCCTTCTATCCCGACGTGGAGGATGCGGCTCGGCATTGGCTTCCATTTCGCAAATATCACGGTAGCCGTGATGCAAGAAATGGGCAGGTAGTATTTATTCTACCGGAGGTTCGCGCCTTCTTCTCTGAGCTAGAGCTAGATAGTGAAGGGAAGCTGCATGTCTCTGTTGCCGGTGACGAGATGGATAGGCTGTCTCTCTTTTTACGTGGAGCATATTGGCTGAATAACTCGATACACCATATTGATGGCCCCTTGCTGCGCGGAAAGATCGTGTTGGAAGTCCCAGAAGATTTTCATAGGCTTGAGTTCTACTTAATAGATAATTCTGCGGCTATATACGACTACTGTATGGTGGATCGCAGGTCCCAACATTCGGTTGGTGCAGTGGTATCGGGGCTTACCCAGAATTCTCTGTCTGATAAGGTTCGCGCAGCTGCTTCTGACGGCGAAGGGGCTCATGTTGAGTTCAAGCCTTTTGTTGACCCAAACCAAAAATTTCAGGTAGCAGCAGGAAAAACGAAGATAAGAGAAATTCTTACCACCATTGCTGCTTTTTCAAATGGAGGTGGTGGACGGATTTATCTTGGGATTGACGATGATTGCGTTATCGTCGGGATAGATAAAGAGCTCGCAACATGGGCAGGGGCAGCGCCAGACGAGGCTGCAGCGGCCCGTTATATCGGGGCGCTTAAAAGCAAAATAAGAAGTGCGCTGCAAGGACATATTACCGTGCAGCTGGCATGTGTACGTGTCAATGAAGTGCTTGTTGTTGTCATCGACGTTTCTATGGCTTCTGAAAAGCCAATTACCATCGATCAGGACAGCTATCTTTATGCAAGAGTAGGAGCGAGCAATCGAAAGATTTCGCCGCAGCAATGGCGGGATTTTCTTGACGAAAAGCAAAGCTTTTTTGGAAATTAA
- a CDS encoding DUF1905 domain-containing protein: protein MYGEPDRFSPLLDAEPEAADAAIVVKAKVWRWKEDAGWHFATVPKAQSAQIRSKATGTKRGWGSMPVRVKIGETEWETSLFPQGKTGTYLFAIKASVRKAEGIEEGAVVRAEVFLRR from the coding sequence ATGTACGGCGAGCCGGACCGGTTCTCCCCGCTACTCGATGCGGAGCCGGAAGCGGCCGACGCGGCGATCGTGGTGAAGGCCAAGGTATGGCGCTGGAAGGAGGACGCCGGCTGGCATTTTGCGACGGTGCCCAAGGCGCAGTCGGCGCAGATCCGCAGCAAGGCTACAGGTACCAAGCGTGGCTGGGGATCGATGCCGGTGCGGGTGAAGATTGGCGAGACGGAGTGGGAGACGTCGCTGTTTCCGCAGGGCAAGACCGGGACGTACCTGTTTGCGATCAAGGCGAGTGTGCGGAAGGCGGAGGGGATCGAGGAAGGGGCGGTGGTCAGGGC